Within the Bos indicus x Bos taurus breed Angus x Brahman F1 hybrid chromosome 17, Bos_hybrid_MaternalHap_v2.0, whole genome shotgun sequence genome, the region TCACTATTGTcggttttcctttatttttagttttgccaTTCAcctcttttattattaatttaatttttaatttattttggagtGTAACTGACTCGCAGTGTTGGGTCAGCTTCGGGTGTACAGCCGAAACCTTCAGTCACACACGTGTACATTCTCCGAGTTCCTGTCCCAGTTAGGTTCTTAGAGAATAGTGAGCGGAGTTCTCTGTGCTTCGTATACAGTAGGTCCCCATTAATCATCTATATACAACCATGTGCATGTGTCAACACCAAACTCTCAACTTCTCCCCCCGTCACATTTCCCCTGTGGTAGCCATGGGTCTGCTCTCaggcctgtgagtctgtttttgttatgTATACAAACCCGTCGGCACACTTTTTCTTGAGTCCACGTAGAAGTGATGGAGTATGGTATTTGTCTGTCTGAGTTACTTCAGCGTGACGGTCCGTCTGCGTTGCTGTGAATGGCATTAGTTTATTCTTCTTCATGGCGGAGCAATATTccgttatatacacatatatatgtgtgtgtacatatatagtggctcggatggtaaagaatcttcctacaatgcaagagacctgggttcaatccctagcttgataagatgccctggagaaggaaatggcaacccgctccagtgtttgtgcctggagaatcccacggacacaggagcctgttaggctacaggccccggggccgcagagtcggacacaacttcggGCAGCGGaagaaaaattaaggagaaaTTCAGGAAAACACAACCCACCTTACACCACTCactcaaaagtgaaaaagaaagaaagccattaaaaaacaaagttaaagcTCTGTTTGCCACCCTCAAGGCACGGTGGTGCCCGGGCTGGAAGTCATGACAGGTTCTCCTCTGCTGGACTCTGCGTGGACTGCAGAGAGGCAagtggggctgggagggtggTGGTCCTTACGGGCCGACCTTGACCCCTTCACTCCCAGTGACTGCCGTCCAACTGGGGGCGGTCTGGAATAGTCCCTCAGATCAGACACCTCCTGTCCTTCCCGGCGTCTCGTCAGCACGTCCTCGACCCAGAGGCCCAGAGACGCAGCAGCTTGAGTTCAGCATCATGTCCACGGACCTCAGAGCTGTCCTGGGGAAGCACCAGCAGGGTGCAGTGCAGGCACCCACAGGCTGGCAGCGCCCAGCGTCACCTGGGGGCTTGTGAAAAATGCCACGTGTCCAGGCCGCCGTAGACCTGCTGAGTCTGAACCCGCATCTTCACAGGTTCCCGGCAGCTCCACGCGCGAGGAGGAGCACATCCGGCACCCCTGTCGTCCGCCTCAGCCTCCCTTGTTAGGACACTTCCACTTAAGATGCACGTGTGGTCCAGCAGCTGATGCTCTGAAGATGCTTCTCAGTCACTCACCCCTCCAGGGTCCCTGGGGTCCAGCCAGATGCGGACTTCTGACCATGGCCACGGCGGGATACATGGTGTgtgcagcagcagccaggcacAGGCCACGGGGCGGGGCGGGTGTAGCTGGGGGTCCCTGAATTGATGGACAGCCCCTTCTTGTCCCCAAGACCTAGGGCTGTCCCCAGGGGAACCACCACTTCCCTGGGCAGTGGGGGAGTGTCACACCtgcctgggggctgggagggaccaGCTTCCGCCTGGGACCCCGGGGGAGACCCAGCCCCCAAAGTGCAAGGAGCTTAGGTTCCAGCTGGAGTGAGCCAGGCACCACAGTGGGGAGAAGCTGGACTGGGTCGGGGCCCCCAGGGGCTCCCCCACACTCTGCATGGCGGCTGTCAGAGTGACCCCACCCCATTACTGTTCAGGGCCTGGCCCATCTACCCAAGAACTGTGAGGTCTCACGATTCAGTATCAGGCCCTCGCAGACGCCTGGTCAGTGCGTGTGGAACACGGGGATCCAAGCGAAGTCACGTGGTCTGTGGACCTGACCTCCCCTTCATGAACTCCCGGTTACCTGGGGGAGTCAGTCTATCTGCCACAGCATCCCGTGACTGCACTGGGCAGGTGCCGACAGAatgtctggggaggcctgacCACGAGGGCATGTGGCTTTCACGAAATTCACTTTGGGGGCCCCTGGGGAGAGTGTCAGGGCAATGGGCAAACCATCGGGACCTGAAGCAGAGAGTAGTTTCAAACATGAACTTGATGCGCAAGCGTGGATGGGACAACGAGCTTCGTCTCCTACAAACACTGGATCAGAACCACATTCTCCAAAGGTTCTCCTGTCAAAACCTCCTGTAAGAAATCCATTTCCCGTCACCATCCAGAGCGTACTGATGCATTAGGCTGACCGAGGCAGGACCCCACGACCCCGCCGCCCGCCCTGAGTGCAGGCGCTCCCTGGCCCCGCCTGCCCCGCACGGCCTCACTGTTGCAGGGTGCTGGCTGCTCCCGACTGCGTCGGTTCTACAACCTCCATGATGCAAACTTTGAAAAGTGGCAGTCGATGGCATCAGGGCtgcattcatctcttgatggctGATGGTTCTCCCCAAGGCACACCCGATGGGCCAGCTGCAGGAATGACAGTAATGCGTGTAATAACAGCAGCCATCTATCCGCGCTGCGGGTGGAGCACTGCTCAGCTCACACAGCGCTCTGCTGGATGGATTCCGTGTGAGTCCACTCATACAAGGTCCTGTGCGCGTGTGTCTGCGTGTgtctctgcgtgtgtgtgtgtgtctgtgtgtgtgtctatgtgtgtgtctgcgtgtgtgtctgtgtgtgtgtctgtgtgtgtctgcgtgtgtgtctgtgtgtgtctgtgtgtgtgtgtctgtgttgtgtctgtgtgtgtgtgtgtctgtgtgtgtctgtctgtgtgtgtctgcgtgtatgtctgcatgtctgtgtgtgtgtgtgtgtgtgtgtgtgtctgtgtgtgtgtgtctgcgtgtgtgtctgtgtgtgtgtgtttgtgtgtgtctctgtgtgtgtgtctgtgtgtgtctgtgcgcgTGCGCGTGTGCGccccgtcgtgtccaactctttggcacaccctggactgtagcccgccaggctcctctgtccatggaatttcccaggcaggaatacctgGTGCCTAGAGGAGTCAAAATCATAGACCCTGAAAGCCCAAGAAGGTTGGTTCACAGCGCCTGGGGAGGGGATGCGGAGCTCGTGTTTAAGGGAGACAGAGCGTCAGTGTGGGAAGAGGAGGGCGTTCTGGGGGAGGCTGGAGGTGACGGCTGCTCTTATTATGTTTACTATgagggtgtgtgtgagagacgcacggatgtgtgtgtgtgtgtgtgtgtgcgagacccatggatgtgtatgtgtgtgtgagagagagatgcacggatgtgtgtgtgtgtgtgcgagacccatggatgtgtgtgtatatgtgtctgtgtttctgtgtttctgtgtgtgtttgtgtttctgtgtgtgtgtgagacccgtgtgtgtatgtgtgacccATGGGGGAGAGGGGTGTCACCCAGGAGGTGCCCAGTTTTGTGATGAAACCACGGTTCCCTGCCCTGCAGCCGGCCTGTAACCTgggccctctccccacccccacctcagccGCGGCCTCGCCACCCTCCCGACCCCCTCAGGAGACGCCCAGGGCGCCCTTGGGAACGAGGGCGGGAGCAGCTGTGTCCCCTAGgtccctggggtggggctggcagaGACTGCATCGTGAGGCGGTTGAGCCCTGGATTCCGACCAAGCAGGGCAGCTGGCAGAGGCCCCCCAGGAGAGGCCCCCCAGAGTACCggccctgggccctgggggaggggtcGGTGCTGGAGGCAGGGACAGAAGGCCAAGGCAGAGGACGGGCCCCACGGGACGGGGCGCACCCGGACAGCCCCTGCCAGCAAGGGGAAGCGGGGCACTTTCGACCCCTCCAAGGAGGAGCCCACACCAGCGCGTCTGCCCAAGGTGCCCTTGGCCCTGGGGGCACATGaggcccaggccaggccagggggCCCGTGAGGCCCCTAGGGGTCAGCGCGGTGTCCCCAGGCAGCCCTGGCCTCTCATCCTGCTGGGCCTGGCGGTGGGCGCCCACGGCCTGCTGCCCCCAACGGCGGCGCCTCAGAGCACAGCCCCCCGCATGGAAGCCCCATCAGGAAAGAGCCCGTGGAGCCTGCGGGGCAGGTAAGGGCCGGGGGAGTCGTTGGGGTGCACAGGGGTCCCTGCTGCTGACGCTGAGGGTGAGGACAGAGCCGCCGTGAGGGCAGACGGCAGAGCGGGGAGGCTCGGCCGGAGGGTGGGGCCTGGAGATGGAGGCTTCGTCAGAAGCATCGGCATTTTGTCTGGTGTGGACTTGTTTGcactaattatttttcttggattaaaacatcatttttctgGATTGCTGAGTTTTTTGGCCTCGCTTACCTCTTGCACCCAAGAGTAGTCTCTCCCCTGCCCGGCGCTGGTCCTCCGAGCGGAACAGCACGGGGAGGCGGGGGCAGGAGGTCTCGGCGGTGACTGCCCTCGTCCTGGGGTCCCCGGGGCTCCCCTAGGCTGGTGAACCACCTTCTTGCCCCTGTGCGCGCCCCTCTCCCCAGTGCTGGCTGGGCTGACAAGTCCACCCCTCCGGGCCTCACTTTCCCCCCTGCAATGTGAGGGGTGCGAACTGGATGAGAGCCTCACAGCCTGACGCCTGCCCCGTAGAGGCAGGGGTGGCCGCAGCGAAAGGCTGGGGAGAAGGGGTGGCCTGCAGGTGGCTGGTCTCCCCTGAGGGTGTCCATTCAGCCATCGGACCACTCAGGGTCACCGAGAGGGACGGTCTGAACCGAGGGGTCACGTCCAGGAGTGGAGCAGCCCTGTGGCCAGGTTAGGGGCCGTAGGTGGGTGGGCCGCTGCCTGAGCTGGTCTCACAGGTCCAGGGCAGGGACCTGGGATGGGGGTGCTCCAGGCCAAGGGAGCGGGGCCCTGAGGCAGACAGCGAGGGGCGCAGGCCTGCAGGGAGCTTCCAGAGCCGGCGGAGCGGGCTGCACACCACCCTCTCCGTCACCCTGGGACccgggggaggggctgaggggtTCAAGGGCGGGGCTCTCAGAGTCAGGCTGGCGTTTTGGGAAAACAGTTCCGGATCAAAAACTGGTGTGAGGCCAGATTAGAGGCTGGAGAAGAGGCAGTGGAAAGGCGACCGGAGGAGGGCCCGGTCCACGCGGACCTATGGAATGGGCAAGTGGATTGACAGTGACGACGCCAGAGGGCTGACGGAGAGCAACACACACCATCAGGGACTGTCAGCGGGAGGCTGAATTCCTGGAACAAACAACACCACGTACCAAGAGTCATAAAAACGTACATTCTACTTAATCAAGCAATCCCACCTCTACACGTGTATCTTGGGACTTTTCAGGGTGGTCcagggttaagactctgaacttccaccgcaggggacctgggtgccacccctggtcagggaactaagatcccacatgccatgtggtacggccagaaaataaaaataaagttaaaaaataaaagaaatttatctTGATGATGCATCAGAACTTTGGCTGAATACTGTATGTTCTTGGGGAAGAAGTAGAGACAACCTAGACGTCCAATGAGAAGGGAGGGTGAGatgtgaaagtcaaagttgctcaggcgtgtctgactctttgcgaccccatgaaccgtagcacgccaggcctccctgtccatcatcaactcccggagtccacccaaacccatgtccatcgagtcggtgatgctatctaaccatctcatcctctgttgtccccttctcctcctgtcctcaatctttcccagcatcagggtcttttcagataagtcagccctttgaatcaggtggccaaagtattggagtttcagcttcaacatcagtccttccaatgaacccgtGCTAATAAAATCATAGAGTTGTGTAACCGCCACcccaatcaagatacagaacatttctacCACCCTCCCCAAATTTTTCTGGGTTCTTGTGTAGTCAAGTCCTCTTTCTATTCCAACCATGAAGAAccactgatttctttctttgatttgcCATGCGGAGCAGCATGTGGTATCTCTAGTCCCCCCACCAgggacccctgcagtggaagcttggagtcttagccactggacagccaggaaagcCCTGTCTCTTTCTGatcctatagttttgccttttccagatatCGATGTCATCATGCTGTATGTAATctctttttctatcattttatttgGGGATAtttgtagattcacatgcagcCTTAAGACATAATACAGGGGGTCCCAGGTGCTCTTCATCTGGTTTCCCCCAACGGTGATGTCTCGTAATATAAAAAATCATGGCCAGGGTACGACCGGGATGCAGTAAAGCACAGAATATTCCCAGAGGCCTTCCTGGCCACACCCACTTCCTTCCCTCCCAAGCCGGGACAGACGAGCTGGCAACTACTAACTCGGTCTTCTTTTCTAGTTTTGTCCCCTCCAGATAGttctataaatggaattgtacCGTTAGCAACCTTTTGGGGaccaattttcttttgaaaattttttttattggagtatagtcgagttgctcgtttctgctgtacagcagggagaaggcaatggcaacccactccagtgttcttgcctggaggatcccaggggagcctgatgggctgctgtctacggggtcgcacagagtcggacacgactgaagcgactcagcagcaggagcagcagcagcagcaaagtgaatcagtcacacGTAGACATATGCCtacacttttttagattctttccccacatGAGCCATCCCGTgccacgctcagtcatgtccgactctttgcaaccccgtggactgcagccctccaggctcctctgttcgtgggattttccaggcaagaatactgggttgccatttccttctccagggcatcttcccgacccaggaatcgaacctgtgttttGTAAGCCATTGCAGACTATTGACTAGGGCTCGCTGTGCTATACAGCGGGTGCTTATTAGCAGTCTGTCTTACATATTGTAGTGCGTATGTGCCAGTCCAATTTTCCAATTGatctctcccctctcccacccttggtaaccataaccataggagaaggaggcggcagagggcgagatggttaggtagcatcacccaGGGGTGCCCTGGGTGCTGGAGGGCTGGCTACCCACACCCACTCCCACAGGACACAGCCCGGTGTCCATCACGCCCAGCAGGTTCCCGCTCCGGCCCGGCCCCCGGGGGCCAGGTCCTAGGTGCTGGCGTGGCGTCTGGCCTGAGGGTCCCTCAGCGTGGTTTACCTTTGGCAGCGGGACCAAGGTCACCATACCAGGTAAGCGGCTCTCACCCCTTCCCCAGCCTGTCCCACCCTCTGCTCTCTCGTGAAAGTCACTTTTCTCTGTCTCCCGAGGTCAGAGGCTCCGCCAGGGATGCTGCCATGATGACCTTCCGTCTCTCTACCACCCACAGATCAGCCCAAGTTCCCACCTTCCGTCACCCTGTTCCCACCCTCCACGGAGGAGCTCAGCACCTACACGGCCACCCTGGTGTGTCTCATCAGCGACTTCTACCCGGGCAACGTGACCGTGGCCTGGAAGGCAGACGGCAGCCCCGTCACCCGGGGTGTGGTGACCAGCCAGGCCTCCCAACAGAGCAGCAGCAAGTACGTGGCCAGCAGCTACCTGACCCTGACGGGCAGCGAGTGGAAACCTAAAAGCAGCTACAGCTGCGAGGTCACGCACGAGGGGAGCACCGTGACGAAGACAGTGAAGCCCTCAGCGTGTTCTTAGGGCCCTGGGCCCCCCTCCTGGAGCCCTGGGACCCCAGGAGCGTCTCCCCTCCCACCATGGTCCCCTACGTCCCTTCTTCCCGCTCCCAATCTGCTTGCAACAAAACGTCCTCATTGTCATTCATAAATCCTGCTTGCTGCTCCTTTTTTCCT harbors:
- the LOC113875148 gene encoding immunoglobulin lambda-1 light chain-like, translating into MSWALVLLGLLLHRTGCSPQPVLSQPPSVASFLGATVRLACTLSSDHDVNLHSIYWYQQRPGHRPRFLLRYFSPSDKRQGHKVPPRFSGSKDLAKNTGYLSIAELQAEDEAVYFCAAASLWAWFTFGSGTKVTIPDQPKFPPSVTLFPPSTEELSTYTATLVCLISDFYPGNVTVAWKADGSPVTRGVVTSQASQQSSSKYVASSYLTLTGSEWKPKSSYSCEVTHEGSTVTKTVKPSACS